Proteins co-encoded in one Streptococcus parauberis NCFD 2020 genomic window:
- a CDS encoding glycosyltransferase family 4 protein yields MFPFTFNHILVLIGALLISLLITPIFRLVAFKIGTVDNPNARRINKIPMPSGGGIAIFISFMIVTLVFMPKVTPDLSKEQISYFSYIFPVVMGSLMVTVTGFIDDLFEIAPRVKMLGIIFGASIIWAFTTFRFDSFKIPFGGPLLEFGPIVTYILTVLWIASITNAINLIDGLDGLVSGVSIISLLTMAVVSFFFLPQADFYLTLTILILVAAIVGFFPYNYYPAIIYLGDTGALFIGFMIGVLSLQGLKNATAVVVVTPVIILGVPIMDTAVAIIRRSLSGKKFYEPDKMHLHHRLLSMGFTHRGAVLVVYAIAMLFSLVSLLLNVSSRIGGVLLMFGLLFGLEVLIEGLEIWGEKRTPLFHLLKFIGNSDYRQKVLEKRKEKH; encoded by the coding sequence ATGTTTCCTTTTACTTTTAATCATATACTTGTCCTGATTGGTGCACTATTAATATCTTTACTTATTACTCCAATTTTCCGCTTAGTAGCTTTCAAAATTGGGACAGTCGACAATCCTAATGCTAGGCGAATCAATAAAATTCCAATGCCTAGTGGGGGTGGAATTGCAATCTTTATTTCATTTATGATTGTAACTTTGGTGTTTATGCCTAAGGTTACACCGGACTTATCCAAAGAGCAAATAAGTTATTTTAGTTATATTTTTCCAGTCGTCATGGGGTCCTTGATGGTTACAGTGACTGGCTTTATTGATGATTTATTTGAAATTGCACCCCGAGTAAAAATGCTTGGTATAATTTTTGGTGCATCAATTATTTGGGCTTTTACAACCTTTCGATTCGATTCTTTTAAGATTCCATTTGGTGGCCCACTTTTAGAATTTGGTCCCATTGTAACTTATATCCTTACTGTTCTATGGATTGCATCAATTACTAATGCTATCAATTTAATTGATGGTTTGGATGGTTTGGTTTCTGGTGTGTCGATAATTAGTTTGTTGACAATGGCTGTTGTGTCATTTTTCTTCTTACCACAAGCAGATTTTTATTTGACCTTAACCATTCTTATATTAGTTGCTGCAATTGTGGGCTTTTTCCCTTACAATTACTATCCCGCAATTATTTATTTAGGGGACACAGGAGCCTTATTCATCGGCTTTATGATTGGTGTTCTATCTTTGCAAGGATTAAAGAATGCTACAGCTGTCGTAGTGGTGACACCAGTTATAATCCTTGGTGTACCAATTATGGATACTGCGGTAGCGATTATCCGAAGAAGTCTATCGGGCAAGAAATTCTACGAGCCGGATAAAATGCATTTGCACCACCGTCTTTTGTCGATGGGTTTCACCCATCGCGGAGCAGTCTTGGTTGTTTATGCTATAGCCATGTTGTTTTCACTGGTTTCTTTGCTACTCAATGTCTCTAGTAGAATTGGTGGGGTTCTGTTAATGTTTGGTCTTTTGTTTGGACTGGAAGTTTTAATTGAAGGACTAGAAATTTGGGGTGAGAAAAGGACACCACTTTTTCATCTCTTAAAATTCATTGGGAACAGTGACTATCGACAAAAGGTATTGGAAAAACGAAAAGAAAAACACTGA
- the mecA gene encoding adaptor protein MecA — translation MEMKQISETTLKITISMDDLEERGMELKDFLIPQEKTEEFFYSVMDELDLPENFKDSGMLSFRVTPRKDRLDVFVTKSELSKDINFEDLAELGDISQMTPEDFFKTIEKNMMEKGDVDAHQKLEKIEEMLEDASAQAQEQAKVAEQEEYEAEVLDYVHFVLNFASIEDAINFSKTIDFPIEASELYKESKSYHMTILLDVQNQPSYYANVSYARLIEHANPGIRTRAYLQEHGIQLIEDNAVEELKKIEMV, via the coding sequence ATGGAAATGAAACAAATCAGCGAAACAACGCTAAAAATAACGATCAGCATGGATGATTTAGAAGAAAGAGGTATGGAATTAAAAGATTTCTTGATTCCACAAGAAAAGACCGAAGAATTTTTCTATTCAGTTATGGATGAACTTGATTTACCAGAAAACTTTAAAGATAGTGGTATGCTTAGTTTCAGAGTGACACCTCGAAAAGATCGATTAGATGTCTTTGTTACAAAATCAGAATTAAGTAAAGACATCAATTTTGAAGATTTAGCTGAACTAGGTGATATTTCACAAATGACGCCTGAAGATTTTTTCAAAACGATTGAAAAAAACATGATGGAAAAAGGTGATGTCGATGCTCACCAAAAATTAGAGAAAATTGAAGAAATGCTTGAGGATGCTTCTGCTCAGGCGCAGGAGCAAGCAAAAGTTGCTGAACAAGAAGAGTATGAAGCAGAAGTTCTTGATTATGTTCACTTCGTATTGAATTTTGCTTCTATTGAAGATGCAATTAATTTTTCAAAAACAATTGATTTCCCAATTGAAGCATCTGAGTTATATAAGGAAAGCAAAAGTTATCACATGACTATTTTATTAGATGTTCAAAATCAACCTTCATATTATGCAAATGTTAGCTATGCACGTTTAATTGAACATGCTAATCCTGGGATTAGGACCAGAGCTTATTTACAGGAGCATGGCATTCAATTAATTGAAGATAATGCTGTTGAAGAATTGAAAAAAATTGAGATGGTGTAA
- the sufC gene encoding Fe-S cluster assembly ATPase SufC: MSTLEIKNLHVSIEDKEILKGVNLTLKTGEIAAIMGPNGTGKSTLSAAIMGNPNYEVTEGQILLDGQDILELEVDERARLGLFLAMQYPSEIPGITNAEFIRAAMNAGKADEDKISVRNFITKLDQKMELLGMKEEMAERYLNEGFSGGEKKRNEILQLLMLEPRFALLDEIDSGLDIDAMKVVSKGVNEMRGNNFGAMIITHYQRLLNYITPDRVHVMMEGRIVLSGGAELAERLEKEGYMTIAQELGIEYKEEI, encoded by the coding sequence ATGTCTACTCTAGAAATTAAAAACTTGCACGTCTCAATTGAAGACAAAGAAATTCTTAAAGGTGTGAATTTGACATTAAAAACAGGTGAAATTGCGGCAATTATGGGTCCAAATGGTACTGGTAAATCAACTTTATCGGCAGCCATTATGGGTAATCCGAATTATGAGGTTACTGAAGGACAAATTCTCTTAGATGGTCAAGATATCTTAGAACTTGAAGTAGATGAAAGAGCCCGCCTAGGACTATTTCTAGCTATGCAATACCCATCTGAAATTCCAGGTATTACTAATGCTGAATTTATTCGTGCAGCAATGAATGCTGGTAAAGCAGATGAGGATAAAATTTCAGTCAGAAACTTTATTACTAAGTTAGACCAAAAAATGGAGTTACTTGGAATGAAAGAAGAAATGGCTGAACGTTACCTCAACGAAGGTTTCTCAGGTGGTGAAAAAAAACGTAATGAGATTTTACAATTGTTGATGTTAGAACCTAGGTTTGCCTTATTAGATGAAATTGACTCTGGTCTTGATATTGATGCAATGAAAGTTGTTTCCAAAGGGGTTAATGAGATGCGAGGAAACAACTTTGGCGCAATGATTATTACTCATTACCAACGCCTTTTGAATTACATTACTCCTGATCGTGTTCACGTGATGATGGAAGGTCGCATTGTCCTATCAGGCGGAGCAGAATTAGCAGAGCGTCTTGAAAAAGAAGGTTATATGACAATCGCTCAAGAACTTGGAATTGAATATAAAGAAGAAATTTAA